The Carcharodon carcharias isolate sCarCar2 chromosome 15, sCarCar2.pri, whole genome shotgun sequence genome includes a window with the following:
- the LOC121288432 gene encoding histone H2B 5-like, with protein sequence MECLRWQLGLRASKQLLTKVTKKSPKKRRKSRKQSYSTYVYRGLTQLHPSTRISFKAMSVTNSFTVGIFKRIASEASHLIHYNNRHTILSREIQSAIRLMLLGVLAKHTVSEGTKTVTKYTNSV encoded by the coding sequence ATGGAATGCCTGAGGTGGCAGCTGGGGCTAAGGGCGTCGAAGCAGTTgctgactaaagtcaccaagaagtCGCCTAAGAAGCGGAGGAAATctcgcaagcagagctattccacttaTGTGTACAGGGGGCTGACCCagctccacccttccaccaggatctcgtTCAAGGCCATGAGTGTTACGAACTCCTTCACTGTCGGCATTTTCAAGCGCATCGCCTCCGAGGCCtcgcacctcattcactacaacaacCGCCACACCATCTTGtccagggagatccagagtgcCATCCGCCTCATGCTGCTGGGGGTGCTGGCCAAACACACTGTCTCCGAAGGCACCAAAAcagtcaccaaatacaccaactccgTTTAG